The nucleotide window AGGCGCAGATCTTCTGCCACCCACAGCCTCTAGCCACACCTACATGCCAACTAATCCGTGAGGGTTATTTGTCCGAGACAAGCTGCTCCCCTGCTGAGAAGTGAATCCATGGCCGTTTGCATACCTGAGAGAACGCTCTGAATGCCGTCGAGGAAGTTGGAGACCGCAATGACCAGCACCATTTTGGCCACGTACGTGACGACCTCCTCCTCGTCGCTGTAAGCGTGGCCCCAGACGCAGCGCACAGAGACCAGGACGACGCCCATGATCAACCCTTCCAAAATGGCGAAGAACATGACGACGCGCACGGCGAGGCGGGCAGCCCCTGGTCGGCCGGCGCCCAGCTCGTTCGAAACCCGGGTGCTGCGCGGTCAGATCAGATGATAGATCAAGAAACAAATGAGCACTAATGTGACCAGTCAGTGAGACACCCAGCTGAGTTAATGAATTTGCAAGTAGTTTACCTTATGGTGGCGCCGAGGCCGTAGGGGATCATGAACAAGCAGTTGGCGGTGTTGAGGCTGTCACCAAGAACATGCATGAGACCAGTGTGAAGGGAATAAGGACGGTAAGAGTCGCTGCGCTGGTGAGGTTATCTATATATCTTACGTGATGGACAGGACGGACGTCTCCAGCTTGGGGTTCGGAAGAAGCCCCGAAAGCAGCACCAGGGTCTCGAACGACCACCATTCCAAGCTGCAATGGCAATGTCAAATAGAAACACCAGATCTCACTTGCCAATTTGAAAGGAAAACTCACTCACCAGACCATGAGAGCGGACGGCACGGCGAGCCTGAAGAAGCTGAGCTGGTCATGGAACGCTTCCATGGAGAACCCCGTCCATGTCTTCTTGCAGGAGCTCGACACCCTCACGTACACGGCTAGGATGACCACGTTGATCCAGTAGGAGACGGCGTTGCCGATCGCGGCGCCCTTGCTGCCGAGGCCGAGGACGTACACAAGCAGCCAGCAGACGACGAGGTGGCACAGCGCGGTCGCGGCGGCGCTCAGCATCACCGGGAGCACGATGTTCTGCGTCTGCAGGAACCGGACGTGGCACTGCAGCAGGCCGAAGGCGAAGAGCGCCGGGATCATCCACCGCGCGTACGTGCCCGCCTCCGCGGCGATGTCGGGGTCCTGCCCGAACAGGAGCAGGATCTCGCCGGTGTAGAACCACACCACGGCAAGCGGGACGCTTGCGGCGGTGAGCACCACCATTGCGCGTTGCTTGTAGATGCCAAGGAGGTGGTACTGCCTGGCGCCAAATGCTTGTCCGCATAGAGTGTCCAATGCAGTTGCCATGCCAAGCTGATCAAGATCGTGGAAAGGACATGAATATTAGGGACGGCTGAAAATGCAGCATCGGCTGCCATGCCATGATGCCAAGCTGATCAAGTTGTTTTGTAAGTTTTGTAACTCGTCGGTGAAAAGTCTGTGTCCCTACGCCCACTCCAGTTATAAGAAGAGTGAAATCCACCATTAGTGCCTTAACTCAAATTGGTTACCAATTTTAGGCCAAGAAGTCGATTGACAAATTTAGGTTGTAAGCTCGTTTATTTGATCAAATAAGGTCAAAACTGATTCGGAGGGGAAAAAAAGAGGGGGATGTGGCTGCCACATTGGCGTATGTTTGGCTTCAACGTTTAAATAaggtttgaattcaaattcaaataaatTCGAAGCCAAACCACAAGTCAAAATCAAATGCACATTTTTTTAAATTAATTCAAATGATGACCACAGCCCATTTAGCTGTTTTGTGACCAACCCTACCCATCAAGTATGAATTATTTCAAATCTGAAAACGAACCAGTTTGAATCATAACTTCCACATTCAACATGAATCCTTGCGTACATTCTTAAATTCCAATTGAGGTCATTCATATTTGAATGAATTTGTTAACCCCTCACCTAATTGCAATGATTCCTTTTTGCATTTTGAATCATGCAAAGAAACCTTACCTATCAGAAACTCACTTGATACCAATATCCAAATCACTTGACCTAGTTGAGTTTGAACTCAAATCAAATCATATTCCATTAAAAATTGAGTTGTAGCAGTGTTCCTACCCAAACCAAAACCATTTGCACATGAACCTTAAGTCATATGTAGTCCAGTGACTACGccccttcccccccccctcccccgtgCGGCGGCGCCGCCCCGCACCGGGGAGCCCCCGCCCTCCTCCTACAGCCTCGCCCCACCTCCgctcctctccgccgccgtcgcTCGGGGCGTCACAGGGCAAAGCCCTTgtggcgtggcggcggcggcggttttcTCCTCGGATCACGATCTGGTTGGGAGGCGGCGCTCCTTTCTGGCCAAATCGGCGGCGGTGGCGTACATCGGCGGCGACATGGAAGTGGTGCGGCGGCGGGGGAGGACGGCACCAGCAACGGCGGATCTGGCCTTGACTCAGTTGGGCTAATTCGTTGTGCTACCAATCTCAATCGCCGTCAGCGGTGCACTGCTCCTGGACCAGATCTACATCACAAGGATGTCTGGGGCGTCGGCCCTAGGCTTGCTGGTGGTGGCCTTCTTCTTCGTCGGAGTTGGTCGGCCGGCTGGCTGTGCTCGCATGGCGGCGGTGGTCGCAGTGACCGGCGGCTTGGCcggtcggcggcggcggaacTTGGCCGGTCGCAGCGGCAATGTTTTGTCTGGATCCCGGGGCGGCGACCCTGGAGGGTGGTGGCCGGTGAAGCTAGGGCTTCCCGCGGCGGCATGGCATGGTGCAGTCCCTGTCCAAGGCGGATCTGTGACGGCGATCTGCTATGGATTGGTTCGGATCAGAGACGGTGAAAAGTGCGGGGATCCTTTTCGGTGGCTCTCGTGGCTTGGCGAGGCGGGGTGGGAGCCCTCTTCCTAGGCTCCAATGGTGGCATACTCAGGCAGCAGTGGCCGGTGCGCCAGGGATCCCACGGTGGCACTGTTGTTGCGGTTGGTCGCCGGATCTAGGCGACTGGATCTGGGGCTTTGAAGGCGGTCGAGACAGTGCACAGTTTGTTGTGTGGATTTCTTGGAACGGATCCGGGTGAAAACCTGGTCTTCGGTCGATGGCCGGGGCCGATGATGACGATGCCCTTATCATCGTTTCCTTCATGAAGACATCATCGAGGTGAAGCTCCCAACTCCACTCAATACCTCCGGGGGAAAGCCTAGATCAGCTGATCGGATGTTGGCGGTAATCATGTGTCGTAACCCCCTTGGGGGCGGCATTCTTGGAGGTGCACTCGGCTTCGCGGGACCAGCGGACGGCttctttggtggagcggtgcttcatctaTACATTGATGGCGACGGATCTTGACAGCGTGGCGCAGTGCAGATTCGGAGTCCGATGTGGGaggatggactcgcgcaggaggacgacgctgtctggcgtcgtggtggcgtcgatggcagagagACTTGGCACGGTAGATGCAACAGTACAACTCTGAAGATGGACtcgtggcaggtggctgcggcggcctcatacccggcaggcgtcctggttgaggagtgcgccggactggtAGATGCCCCATATCAGGAAGGCGTCATAGTTGAGACCTCAGGTCTTAAatgtttaggtttggctgcgatgtctgttCGGTATTCGGCCTAGGCTATCAGCGCCCCTTCATCAATTGGATAGGTGTAGCAACAGTTGTTGCTtagacggtggctttagtcttgctgttgtataactttgtaaggtcttgtgagaataattaataaagtgaccgcatgcatcgcccagatgcagaggccgggagtcatcctccttttctaaaaaaatgtaGTCCAATGAGCAACATGTGTGTTGCATTCCAAACACTTGACCCATCACAAGCCACCTCAATTATAAACTTGTGAAGCCATAGTCATCTCCCATTAACTCTTTTGAGTTGATTCCAACACCTATCACCTCATAGTATTAAAGAAACCCAAACCTTATACCAAGTTAAGCTATGTTGTTTGTTTGATTCTTCTGTATTGAATGTTTGTTTATTGTATTATTTTCTTATGATAGACTTTTTGAGATAGAAAAGAGTAGCAATACCAATGTTGTGAGGTGAAGAATTTCGTCAATACAAGGAAAGTGTAACCTTCGATCATGTCACACTTATTTTTCTATGGATGTAGAACTCTTGAATAGCATTGGAAGTAGGTAGGTAGGAAATATTTAATGTACTATGTTATTGCTAAACCTAGTAGAACAACCATATGATCCTTACCTTATTCCTTGTAATCAACGTGCAATCAATGCTTTGATTGCTATGATACAATGGGGTGGGACCACACTAGCTACTATGAATGTTGATATTTTATTGATGGCTATTAAGTAATCACTTCACTAATGAATCGTTTGGGTGGAACTGGTTGCTTGGCGGGAAATGAAATTGAGCGGCTTCCATGGGGCCATCTCTATGGCAGACTCAGTGGGACATACACTTGTGGTATTCCACCTAGAAATCAAAGAGATTTTACAGGTTCCAAGTTAAATAGCTTTAGTGCGTGTAACTGTGTGTCATTATGGGCTCTGTGTTGACTAAGTTGCGGGAAACATGTCTGGTAGACCAGCATATGTTGTTATAATAAGTAGGTTGGCATGAGTCTACCAAGGTAGCACATGATACTGCCGCTGAAAAGTCTCATCTTGGTCATCCTTGCAACTCTACATTTATGTATGTTTAGTGGCAAGAAGGATTGACTAGGATCATGCGGGCAAAGTACACAAAGCTCTCGAGAGTGTAAAACGTGATCAATGATTACTTGCGTCCAACGGCGGAGCTTCGTGGGGGCGAACCTGGGCGGTCGCCCCCCAGCGAAAATGAAAATTTTCTCATACCCCTATGTATCAGGCCCACTCATATACTAGGACTTAGTCAACGATGCCTGGAGCCCTTGATACGCACGAATCCAGCCACCAGACCAGGCGGTGACCTACTCCACTACTCCATCTCCAGAATTCTTTTCCCCAACTAGACCGCGGACGGCTGGGGCATGGGGGTGGGGCACCGGCGTCTGGGAGATTGGCTGCTGGCGCCGTGGCTTGCCGGCGTGGGGGACTGGGGGCGACCGCTGGCGGGTGGCCGGACCTGGGATTGGTCGGCTCCTTCCTCCTCCGCTCAGGTTCATCCACGGATCCACTTATGCCTCGGCTATGGCTGTCCGCTACAGCATCAGGCTCCGTCAACGTCGCGCAGTGCCTCGGTGAGTCGTGTGAGCAGACTGTCCTCCCTGTATCTATCTCAATCTCTCCCCTATGGAAAATTTGGAAAGTTGAAATATTGTGACCTCCGTAGCTTTGTAGTGGAGGAAAAATTCTAATTAGATGTGGTCTTTTCATCTGGTCATTGTTGGAGATGCAGCTCCCTGTATGATTTTCTGCATCTCCCAGATTATGTAGCTTTGTTACCTTAGTGGAGGAACCTTTGGTGAGAAAGAAAAATTAGTGGTCATCTCGTCATTGATTTTGTAAATTAGATTTTGTCAATTGGATTTTGTACTGGAATAGAAAATGTCCTTTGAAGATTAAGAGGGACCGAGGGAGGCAGTGATGCTTAAGGGAAAACAATTGATGCATTTTTCAAAAGAAAGCGAGGTGATTCAACTGAATGTGAAGCTGATGAACCAACAACAATGAAAGTAATTCCTGTTCAGCCTCCTCTGTTGTTGCTTGAATTTGAGCAACACGGACAACATCCTTCGATGCCTCAACAACAAGGCCATGAAACTCAAACAAATGAAGTCCAATTCCGAGGGATTGAATTCTTGCAGCGAGACCCAGCACTACGTCCACAGATTCGCCCCTCCAAAGATTTCTTTCAAGCTCCGCCACTGCTTGCGTCCTCGGTTATGCGCAATTTTGAGCAACTTCACATGGAACTATCATGAAGGTCACACCACCACCATTTCTTAACTAAAACTTGATGGACTGAAGAATAGACCTCTTCTAAGAAGCATCTAATTGTAGTGATTTCCTTTGGGTTTGAGAGTAGGTCGTCTAGGGAGGTTGTGTGATGTAGTATGTCCAATATTAGAGTAGATCCACCTATTATAAAATTAAGGAAAATCTACATTTGCTTTCTGGAAAAGAAAAACGGGCCTACACTTCCCCAATACATGATTAGGTATGTTATACATTTCGGTGAAACCTGCCATACATTCAATGTGTAAACCCTTGGGGCTACAACGTGTCATATTGCGGGTTTTCTCAAAGATGAGTTAGTGATGCGAAGTAGGTTTAAGATGTTTGTACTTAGCTTATGCCTGTGAGTGGATGGACACCATAGAGATATTATTGTTTTC belongs to Triticum urartu cultivar G1812 chromosome 7, Tu2.1, whole genome shotgun sequence and includes:
- the LOC125520377 gene encoding protein DETOXIFICATION 16-like, whose protein sequence is MEKASLEEALLPRSPVCKELGEDESLAVGDEVKRQLWLAGPLIAGCLMQNLIQMISVMFVGHLGELPLAGASMASSFAAVTGFSLLLGMATALDTLCGQAFGARQYHLLGIYKQRAMVVLTAASVPLAVVWFYTGEILLLFGQDPDIAAEAGTYARWMIPALFAFGLLQCHVRFLQTQNIVLPVMLSAAATALCHLVVCWLLVYVLGLGSKGAAIGNAVSYWINVVILAVYVRVSSSCKKTWTGFSMEAFHDQLSFFRLAVPSALMVCLEWWSFETLVLLSGLLPNPKLETSVLSITLNTANCLFMIPYGLGATISTRVSNELGAGRPGAARLAVRVVMFFAILEGLIMGVVLVSVRCVWGHAYSDEEEVVTYVAKMVLVIAVSNFLDGIQSVLSGVARGCGWQKICACINLGAFYAVGIPAAYLLAFVLHVGGMGLWIGIIFGILVQVLLFVAITLCTDWQKEATKAKNRVFTSSLPTDLLEK